One Malania oleifera isolate guangnan ecotype guangnan chromosome 9, ASM2987363v1, whole genome shotgun sequence DNA segment encodes these proteins:
- the LOC131163886 gene encoding peroxidase 20 isoform X1 produces the protein MGFLRVVFVIALFVILHGSGSLSEDGVLVLDYYKETCPSAEGIVRRGVRVAVIKDPRMAASLLRLHFHDCFVMGCDASILLDSYGEMVSEKEAEQNKDSLRGFELIDSIKYRLEEACPCTVSCADILAIAARDAVSLRGGPRWQVWLGRRDSLEASFTGANLFIPSPNSSLEMLIANFKDQGLDISDLAALSGSHTMGRARCLSFRERIYHDSDNDQEHNQDTHKLHTTFRKILRSMCPESGRDYKLAPLDFNTPAKFDNNYFHNILQGRGLLHSDNVLITEDIEGEMRRMVWDFASHQHHFFSSFVNSMVKMGNINVLTGDQGEVRKNCRYVNI, from the exons ACTGTTTGTGATTTTGCATGGCAGTGGAAGTTTGAGCGAAGATGGAGTTCTGGTGTTGGACTACTACAAAGAGACATGCCCTTCAGCAGAGGGCATTGTGAGGCGTGGCGTCAGGGTAGCAGTTATCAAAGATCCTCGCATGGCTGCCTCCCTCCTCCGTCTACATTTTCATGATTGCTTTGTCATG GGGTGCGACGCATCGATTCTTTTGGACAGCTATGGGGAGATGGTGAGCGAGAAAGAAGCAGAGCAAAACAAGGATTCGCTGCGAGGATTCGAGCTTATTGACAGCATAAAGTACAGGCTGGAAGAGGCTTGTCCATGTACTGTCTCATGTGCTGACATTTTAGCCATTGCTGCTCGTGATGCTGTTTCATTG AGAGGTGGACCAAGATGGCAAGTTTGGCTAGGCAGGAGAGACTCACTTGAAGCAAGCTTCACTGGAGCCAACCTCTTCATTCCTTCACCCAATTCCTCATTAGAAATGCTCATTGCCAACTTTAAAGATCAAGGCCTTGACATTTCAGACCTGGCTGCTTTATCAG GCAGCCACACCATGGGAAGAGCAAGATGTTTAAGTTTCAGGGAAAGGATTTATCATGACAGCGACAATGACCAAGAACACAATCAAGATACTCACAAGCTCCACACAACTTTCAGAAAAATTCTGCGGTCGATGTGCCCGGAATCCGGCAGAGACTATAAGCTGGCACCTCTGGATTTCAACACTCCAGCCAAGTTTGACAACAACTACTTCCATAACATCCTTCAAGGCAGAGGCCTGCTGCATTCTGATAACGTGCTGATCACAGAAGACATTGAAGGAGAGATGAGAAGGATGGTGTGGGACTTTGCGTCTCACCAACACCATTTCTTTTCGTCCTTTGTTAATTCAATGGTGAAGATGGGTAACATCAATGTGCTCACTGGAGACCAAGGGGAAGTTAGGAAGAATTGTAGGTATGTGAATATCTAG
- the LOC131163886 gene encoding peroxidase 20 isoform X2, with protein MAASLLRLHFHDCFVMGCDASILLDSYGEMVSEKEAEQNKDSLRGFELIDSIKYRLEEACPCTVSCADILAIAARDAVSLRGGPRWQVWLGRRDSLEASFTGANLFIPSPNSSLEMLIANFKDQGLDISDLAALSGSHTMGRARCLSFRERIYHDSDNDQEHNQDTHKLHTTFRKILRSMCPESGRDYKLAPLDFNTPAKFDNNYFHNILQGRGLLHSDNVLITEDIEGEMRRMVWDFASHQHHFFSSFVNSMVKMGNINVLTGDQGEVRKNCRYVNI; from the exons ATGGCTGCCTCCCTCCTCCGTCTACATTTTCATGATTGCTTTGTCATG GGGTGCGACGCATCGATTCTTTTGGACAGCTATGGGGAGATGGTGAGCGAGAAAGAAGCAGAGCAAAACAAGGATTCGCTGCGAGGATTCGAGCTTATTGACAGCATAAAGTACAGGCTGGAAGAGGCTTGTCCATGTACTGTCTCATGTGCTGACATTTTAGCCATTGCTGCTCGTGATGCTGTTTCATTG AGAGGTGGACCAAGATGGCAAGTTTGGCTAGGCAGGAGAGACTCACTTGAAGCAAGCTTCACTGGAGCCAACCTCTTCATTCCTTCACCCAATTCCTCATTAGAAATGCTCATTGCCAACTTTAAAGATCAAGGCCTTGACATTTCAGACCTGGCTGCTTTATCAG GCAGCCACACCATGGGAAGAGCAAGATGTTTAAGTTTCAGGGAAAGGATTTATCATGACAGCGACAATGACCAAGAACACAATCAAGATACTCACAAGCTCCACACAACTTTCAGAAAAATTCTGCGGTCGATGTGCCCGGAATCCGGCAGAGACTATAAGCTGGCACCTCTGGATTTCAACACTCCAGCCAAGTTTGACAACAACTACTTCCATAACATCCTTCAAGGCAGAGGCCTGCTGCATTCTGATAACGTGCTGATCACAGAAGACATTGAAGGAGAGATGAGAAGGATGGTGTGGGACTTTGCGTCTCACCAACACCATTTCTTTTCGTCCTTTGTTAATTCAATGGTGAAGATGGGTAACATCAATGTGCTCACTGGAGACCAAGGGGAAGTTAGGAAGAATTGTAGGTATGTGAATATCTAG